TGCGGCAAAAAGGTACTCGGTCGCGGGACGGCGGCCGGCGACGATCGAGCGGTCGACCGCTAACCGGCGGCCGATCGGCCGACACCAACCCGTCGCCGCGCGGACCCACAGCTGCAGTAGAGCGTCGAGTCACAGGCTGCAGTAGAGCGTCAAGTTGATAGCGCGAGAGTCCTTCGCATCAAGATGACAATGTCGTCGCTCGTAACGACGACCGGCGCACCGGTCGTCGGCGTCGAGACTGTGGACGCCGCCCCGCTGATACCGGCGTTTCTCAACTCCGGGATGACCGACGGACTGGCGTGGATCGCCATCGGCGCGTTCGTGGCCGCGCTCGTGCTGCAGTGGCGCGATCGGCTCGGCCCGGCCCGTCACGTCGCCGCGGCCGCGTGGTTCGTCTTCGGCGTCTTCTGGTTGACGATGGTGCCGTACTACTACACCGAGATTCAGAGTCCGTTACAGACGGTCCTCGCACTCGCTGCCCTTCCGCTGTGTACTTACACCGGCTATCTCCTCTACCGGGGCCGGGACTCGCTCATGCTCCTCACGAAGGCGGTGATGTTCATGGGGCTGATCTACCTGCCAGCCGAGACGATCCCGTTCGTCCGGACGTGGTTGATCGAGACGACTGCCGCCCAGACCCACTACGCGATGGAGCTGGTGGGGTACAGCCCCGGGCTCGCGGAGGGGGCGGACGGCTACCAGAGCAAGTTCGCCTTCGATCCCGACGAGACCGTGACGGGCCGGACGACCTACATCGTCCTCGCCTGTACCGGCATCGGGAGCATGTCCATCTTCGGCGGCTTGATCGCCGCGGTGAAGGCACCGCTCCGCCGGAAAGTCACCGCGTTCGCCCTCGCGATCGGGGTCATCTGGTTCCTCAACCTCGTCCGGAACGTCTTCATCGGCATCGCGTCGCCGTGGGGCTGGTTCCAGCAGGACTGGCTGGTCTCGTTCATGACGACCTACATGGGTGCCGAGGCGGACCGCGTCTCCTTCCTCGTCGCACACAACTACATCGCCCAGACGCTGTCGGTCGTCGCACTCATCGGGATCACCTACCTCGTGGTCCGGATCCTCCCCGAAGTGCTGGATCCGCTCGAGGACGTCCTCTTCATCCTCACCGGCACCGAGTACGACCTCCACGAGGCGCTCAGGAACGAGGTCCGGGCCGACGGCGGCCACTCCGCCGGGGCTGAAGATAGTTCTGCATCGGGATCGAACGCCGAGTGATGAGCGACACCGCGGTCGACGTCCCGTTCGCTATCCAGGATCGCGCCGTCTACGTTCCTGCAGCCGATGCGCTCGTCCTCGCCGACGTCCACCTCGGTCGCGGGGCCGCCTCGAGCGTCGACGCCCCGATCGACGACGGCACCGACGCCGCCGCCCGACTCGAAGACGCCCTCGCGGCGACGACCCCGGCGACGGTCGTCGTCGCGGGCGACCTCCTCCACTCGTTCGCTCGGATTCCCCACGGCGTCGAGGACGACCTGTCGCGGCTCGTCGGGGCCGTCGATCGGGCCGGCGCGTCGCTGGTCGTCGCGCGCGGGAACCACGACACGATGCTCGAGTCGATTTTCGACGGCGACCCAGTCGACGAGTACCGCCTCGAAAGCGATCCGGGCGAAACGACGATCGTCTGTCACGGCCACGAACGGCCCGACGAGGACGCCGATCGGTACGTGATCGGTCACGACCACCCGGCGCTGTCGATCGACGGCCGCAAACGACCGTGTTTCCTCTACGGACCGGGCGCGTACGAGGGAGCCGACGTGCTCGTAGTGCCGGCGTTCACCCGCCTCGCGCGCGGGGCGACGGTCAACGGGATGTCCGCCCGCGACTTTCAGTCGCCACTGGTCACCGACGCGGACGCGTTCTACCCGGCAGTGTGGGACGACGCGAACGATGAACCGCTGTGGTTTCCCCCGCTGGGTGAGTGCCGTCAGATGCTGTGATCAGCCGGCGCGATCCTCGATCACGGCTTTCGCCGCCGTCAGACCGCTCTCCATCGCACCCTGGATCGACGACCACCGGGTGTAGTCTCCGGCCAGGTAGACCGCCCCCGCCGGATCACGCGGGCCCGGCAACCGATCGTGGATCCCGGGTGGCTGAGCGAACTGGGCGAACCCGATCCGATCGGTGTGGATCGGCTCGAGGCCGTCGAACCGCCGTTCGGGGTACCAGTCGGCGAGCGCTCGCCGCGTGCGATCGGCCAGTTCGTCGTCGCTCTCCTCGCGCTCCCCCAGGTAGGTTGCGCTTAGCAGCACGGCGTCGTCGGGTGCGTACTCGGGGGCCACTTCGCTGTGGGGGACGACGTGGTTCGGTCCGGATTCAGTGGCGTTCAACAGCAGCCGACGTCCCGTCTCGAGGTCCGTCCGCGCCGGCAGGTCGTAGTACTGGGTGACGCAGGCGCGCGCGTCGGTCGGGATCGACTCGACGCCCGTCAGGTCGCGAGCGGTCGGGGGATCGGTCGCGACGACGACTGCGTCGGCGTCGATCGACTCGCCTCCGGCCGTTACCGTCGCGTTCGTGTCGCCGTCGGCGTCCCCGTCCGCCGCGACGGCCGTCACCTCGGTCCCGGTCTCGATCGTCGCGCCGGCGTCGCGTGCGCGGCTGGCGAGTTGCTCGGGGATCGCCCCCATGCCGGCCGCCGGGACGGCAGTGTCACCTGCCGCGAGCGCTCGGAAGGTGTACTCGAAGACGCGCTTCGAGGTCGACAGCGATCGATCGAGCGTGATGCCGCCGTAGAACGGCGCGGCGAACCGCTCGACGAAGCGATCGGAGAAGCCCCGATCGCGGAGGTAGGTGTCGATCGAGTCGTCGCCGCGATC
The nucleotide sequence above comes from Halosolutus halophilus. Encoded proteins:
- the artA gene encoding archaeosortase A — translated: MSSLVTTTGAPVVGVETVDAAPLIPAFLNSGMTDGLAWIAIGAFVAALVLQWRDRLGPARHVAAAAWFVFGVFWLTMVPYYYTEIQSPLQTVLALAALPLCTYTGYLLYRGRDSLMLLTKAVMFMGLIYLPAETIPFVRTWLIETTAAQTHYAMELVGYSPGLAEGADGYQSKFAFDPDETVTGRTTYIVLACTGIGSMSIFGGLIAAVKAPLRRKVTAFALAIGVIWFLNLVRNVFIGIASPWGWFQQDWLVSFMTTYMGAEADRVSFLVAHNYIAQTLSVVALIGITYLVVRILPEVLDPLEDVLFILTGTEYDLHEALRNEVRADGGHSAGAEDSSASGSNAE
- a CDS encoding metallophosphoesterase gives rise to the protein MSDTAVDVPFAIQDRAVYVPAADALVLADVHLGRGAASSVDAPIDDGTDAAARLEDALAATTPATVVVAGDLLHSFARIPHGVEDDLSRLVGAVDRAGASLVVARGNHDTMLESIFDGDPVDEYRLESDPGETTIVCHGHERPDEDADRYVIGHDHPALSIDGRKRPCFLYGPGAYEGADVLVVPAFTRLARGATVNGMSARDFQSPLVTDADAFYPAVWDDANDEPLWFPPLGECRQML
- a CDS encoding NAD(P)/FAD-dependent oxidoreductase; the protein is MSQTPRVVVVGGGLAGLVAARHLAAGGGDVTVFERRDTPGGRVRTRERDGFLLDRGFQVLFTAYPAVKRELDLDALDLRRFAPGATIARPNHRSTLSDPIRDPIALPATLFNPDVSLGDKLRVARLRWDLLRTDPDAIFDGDRGDDSIDTYLRDRGFSDRFVERFAAPFYGGITLDRSLSTSKRVFEYTFRALAAGDTAVPAAGMGAIPEQLASRARDAGATIETGTEVTAVAADGDADGDTNATVTAGGESIDADAVVVATDPPTARDLTGVESIPTDARACVTQYYDLPARTDLETGRRLLLNATESGPNHVVPHSEVAPEYAPDDAVLLSATYLGEREESDDELADRTRRALADWYPERRFDGLEPIHTDRIGFAQFAQPPGIHDRLPGPRDPAGAVYLAGDYTRWSSIQGAMESGLTAAKAVIEDRAG